The following DNA comes from Naumovozyma dairenensis CBS 421 chromosome 4, complete genome.
ATTGCAAATTGAAAACCACCACGGTGTTGTCGggaagaaagaagaaagggGAAGGACCTcctgaaaaggaaaaaccCCACAAGTTCGAATAATGCAAATGGCTGAAAAATAGGGGAAGGGTTTAAGTTCATTTCTTAAAAAACGGAGTTTATTAGAGCACAGCCGTTTTTTGTATTCTAGTTATCTTCGAagttaatttcttttttgggCACAAAGTTGTTAGTGGACAGAACGCTCGAAAGGGGAGTCTACTTTCGGAAGGGAAAAAAGGTGGAGAAGAGGTTTTTTGAGCTACAGTTCCCCACAACGGGAGCCTTGTTTTCGCCTACctatttcaatttcttaactgtaaaaaaaaactgaAGCATAACTCTATATCTTCAAATCAAATCAGGTTAGTAACTGCGGTTCTGTTACACACTAATAGAAGAATACGAAAGATATGTTCAATATACTCTTAAGTCACGGGTTCACCTTATCGGGAAGGAAGAAGTACAGTTGGACATTCAAAATAGAGGAAGGAGCAATTGTACGTACAATATAACTTATGGGCTAGTGCCACAATAATGTAAAACAGTACCACAGCGTCATCCCTTCTTTTACATCAATTCAAAGCAAAACTTGCTACCAAAAATATACGTAACCTTAGTGGCTATTGTCTCAACTTGAAACTGTATAGAACATATTTCCAACAAATAAATGGCCGCCCTTTGCAATGTCCTTTCgcaaagaaaagaatatgcTTTATCATAGTTCGGAAAATCTAAGACCCTAACTATATCTATAATATCCTCTCTCTTAGAACTACATGTatatccaattttttccCAAACCagcaaaaaaaaggaaaaaggaTACATGGCGTTTAACGTGGATTACAAATCTTGGaattaatatcattgtGAGGTTCTTCATGTGTCCTTCGGTCACATTCCCATTCGGTAATTCTGGAAGgaagaaataattgaaAACCAACTTTCCCTAATATTCAAAGTTCGTAGTACTTAAAAATCTCGATCAAGTAACCTGGATTCAAGACTCTATAACGAATGACATGGAGGAAATATGATGCGCTTAATTGTGTATCTCCGAAGATGAagtaaatattattatgaaataATCTTAAATATAGGGAAAATATGTGAAGTTAACGACAAAATATGAAACTGAACATTTCCCCAAAAAATTTCCTCTAATACTAATAACATCTATTTCCGACAAAGTTAAGTTTttacaaaaggaaattaattataaaaatacaataaaagaaaaacatttaaaaatagaaattgcttattattatataaatatattcataagATTTTACTATATTGTATAAAgcaaaataatttgataGAATTAAGTATAAGTATTAAAAATAGAGAAAAATAGTCATTAAACACccattgaatttaaagaagcTTATTTACCAAGCATTCTCTTGAATAATGGTTTGTCATCATTAGCCATAGCATTAACATCATAATCAGCACCTCTCTTGTTTGGTGGGACCCATTCAGATGATTTCCATGGTAAGACACCTTCTTCCCACATAGTGTTGACTTCTTCTAAGGTCAAACCTTTAGTTTCTggaatgaagaagaaaacgTAAACCCAGGAGAAACATAGACAACCCATGAAAACGTAACCATAGTAGAAGTTAATAGCACCAGTGATAAATGGAGTAAAGAAACCTAGTAAGAAATTCCACATCCAGTTAGCAGCAATGGCCAATGACATACCCTTAGCCTTAATTCTCAATGGGAAGGATTCGGAGACAATAACATAGGCACATGGAGCCCAAGTGGTAGCAAaacagaaaatgaagaacaTAGTGAAACAAATCATACAGTTACCAGCACCCTTAGAAGATGGTTGATCTTGACCATTTGGCCATAATCTGGTGACACCGACGGAAGCGAAGACAACCATACAACAAATCATACCGGCAGCACCCCATAATAGACAAGTACGACGGCCAAATCTATCAACAATGTAAATAGCTGGGAAGGTGGAGACAAAATTGACGACACCAATAATGACAGATGTTTCGAAACCATCTTCTAAACCAGAAGAAGCGAAAATCAAAGTACcgtagaagaagaagtagtTTGCACCAGTCAATTGTTGTAATGTTTGAACCATAATACCCATAATAACACGATGTAAAATCTTACCCTTGGTTTGGAACAATTCACCCCATGAAGCAGAACCAGCAGCCTTTTCAGCTTCAACACCTGCAGTCAAAAATTCGACTTCAGCGATAACAGATGGATCATCGACAGTTAATTTATTGGATCTAGCGACAGAAAGCTTAGCTTCTTCGAATTGACCGACTTCGATCAAGTAACGTGGAGATTCTGGGACGAAGAACATGGCAGCAATCATAAATAAGGCCCAAGCAAAACCTAAACCTAATGGAACTCTCCATTGAACAGAGTTAGAGTAGTTTCTGGTACCATAATTAGTACAGTAACCTAAGAAAATACCTAAGGTAATCATCAATTGGTAACATGAGACTAAAGTACCTCTGACATGTTTTGGAGAAACTTCGGAAATCAATAATGGAGAATAGACGGCAATACCACCAACACCCATACCAGAGATAATTCTACCGATAAAGTATTGGTACCATTTGTCAATAGAAGCaatagaaataattaaaCCGACCATATAGACAACGGTGACAAAAACTAAAGCCTTTCTACGACCGTAAATATCACCTAATCTGGAGAACAATAGACCACCAATAGCACAACCGATATTGAAGATagctaataataaaccaGTTCTAACTTTAGATAAATAATGAGTACCATCGTGATGCTTTTGACCGAATCTTCTAATCCAATCAGTTTGAGAAACGAAACCGGAAATGGTACCAGTATCCCAACCGTAAACGTAACCACCAAAGGCGATCATTAGACATAAAATAGAGACGGTAACATATTCAGAGGCTGGCTTCTTTGGCATTTCATGAGGAGCGATTTCATTATCACCGAAATCtttcatttcatcatcttcaccCTTATTTGATTGGTTTTCTAAAATCGAGTGAGATCCAGAATCAGATGGGGCCAAATCGTTATCATTAACATTTTGGGAACCAACTGCTGGATCAGCAACGGATGTTTCGTTATTCATTTTTGAGGGAGCTTTTTTTTAGTTGAAAAGTTTTGTGAGTGTGAATCAACTTTTCcttgatgattttttatGCTTTAATGAGAAATATAAGAAGAGAGAACGAAGGAATTGatagaattgaaattgaaacgTGTCTGCTTTTATAtgttaatttttcatctttccCTCGACCTCCAGATTAATTTCCCCAGATCCAGTGTTTCTACGTATTATGTAACGTATTGTacaataatttctttttttcttgcttccaaatgaaaatttggAAGTAATATCAgtttgttgtttcttttgTAATGCAATTCCGTACAAGCGTTTCTGAGTAAAAGTGAAACGGGAGACACCCCGCcgaatatatttctttttgacAGGCCAGTCCGAAGAAAAAGCTTCAAGGAGAAAATCCTTTCTGTATATTCAAGTATGAGGGTACCTGGGTTCTTGATGTGGAAGTCACGAAACTTTCGCAGGAGTTATTCCAGAAGTAGTGCCAACACCtcgaagaaaaaatagaaatgtttttttcttcattttgaCGAATGTACGTAGGGGTCTTCGTTTGTGTTCCCCACTTTCATGGAGGCTGTACGAGAGTCTCCACGTGCGGAGGAACCCCTCGGTGTGTGGTCGTAAATTCGGGGTACATTTTTCCGAAGATGTAAAATTTTAAGTAAAATGCCTgtacaaaaatatttcatttgaagaagaggatgtggtaaatgaaaaaagaaaaggacAAGAGCTTCCTTCGGATTTCTACATTCCGGGGACTGTTCTTTGTAAGGAAAGTTGTGACAGGACGGCAAGGGGTCTTCAAATATGTTCTTCTTTGGACCAAAATATCTGTACGGTGTATTGTTAGAGCTCCTCCTGCCAGTCCCGAAAAAACCAGGGAAATTTTTTCCAAGTTATTGAGATGGTGGAAAATAGTCAGCGCAACTCATACTACCTGTGCTATCATTCAAGAGGCCGGGGGCGGGGGGATAGCTGCATATCTGCCACCTTTCCTGTACGTAAAAAGTTTGTCCCCCCAGAAGTCGTTCGTAAATATGCATATACCAATTTGGGTTCCACCGTTCGAAGTTGACAGTTCGAATCGGGGAGTTCGGCCAACAATTAGTATACCCAATTCAGTTATTGAGCAGGGTTCGGTCTTTTTTATAGCACTTGCTTCTGTAATAGAGGTGTGATAATACCAGTATGTGACTGATTGAAAAACTTCTTTATCCTAAGCTCCTTTTCAACCCTTCCTTATTTTAATCTCTGTGGAAAAGTTTTAACCATATCATGGTACAACAGCCAACCTGACCTCGTGCCTAACCCTACCATTTTCTGTATAGCGAAAAGGGCATAATGCACCTGTGTTTAATTAAATGTCTATATATGTACTTTGGTGCCATTAGTCGAATCttactttcttttttccGTACAAAGTCCATATTGTGGCAAAAAatagtattatttgagTAAGTTACACCCAGGAAATCTTTACCAAAGTGCTCAGAGAAGACATTGGATGGAAAGACTTATTTAATACTTGTATAATATTTACagatatttatattataaatgCTCTGAATTGACAGCGTTGCATGTTTTATGTGTCAACATTAGGTGTATGATACTTGAATTATTGGCCATGATGATTTCATAAAGTAGACTAGAATAAAATTAAGACATTATAGACCAGCTATAAGTATTTCTCTACCTTTCTGCAGGGCTTTAactaaattttcaaatttttatttattccaGATAAATTCAATCCTATTATTAGCCACAGCCCAACCCTACCCTATTTGGAAAAGATTCCCCTTCATTCCAATTCTTAATCCTAAGCGGTGGCATACCTGTGTGATACGTACATGATGTTGCAGAAGAGATACTTCGTCCTAGTTTCAATTGCTATTGTTATCATAGCATAGAGTCTGCTATATATCTACCCCAGGTTATTATTCCTCTGTGGTGTTTTCTGAGCTACTTTCAGAAAATGTTGGGTATGCCCAACTTGGGGTGATGCTACTTCTTAGCGGAGGAATCCGACGTTTTTATTTCCTTTCTTCCGGTATATCTGAAAAATGCGTATGGGATACCCTTGGGGTCTATACTCTATAGAACTATAGTTTATATTCCATAACTAAGACAGTATAATCAGATGATGTCTTAAACTATGAGCTAGTTTCTATAGAGACAGTGTATATTAATGCCTCCCTCAAATTGGGTAGAAAATGCATAGCACGCTTCTTTGAGTAGATCTGTCTTTTTCATCTAGTCTATACATTGcatatattatatagtGGTAAGGACCTGTCTACTATGAGTCAACAAGCCATAATCTCCTtcataatttcaattttttttaatagacaaatcttcaaatttgggaatacaaatatatatttgtcCAACCCCCACTTTTTTTAACTGAATGGTTATTAAAAACCTAAGCAATGACAAGTCAAATGCCTCTTCATGTAATATCGTACCCGAGAATGTTGGGGATTCCAGCCTTGATCATGattagaaaaagaaagaacgTAATAAAACCAGGAAGGGCATGAAGCTTAATACATGCAACAGGGGTTCCCCAGTTTTCCCGAAGAAGGAAACTCGGGGACACAGCGCCCCAGAATTTCGCATTCggttgtttttctttttttcccCTTCGGTTTACGGACGACTGTACCCCGATCccttctaataattttccCTTGGTTCGACATGTATACGTTCTGCTATAAAACGATTGTACGAAAGCACTTCGACGACCAATTCTCGACGTAGTTACAAATACAAAACCCAGAAAacttttcttcattattcttCCTGAACAAGAGTTCGAAAGATGCTTGGTTGTTTATGGAGAGAGGTACGTCGAAGAGAGTAGTTTCTTACTAAGATTCCCCCCCTCCCCCCACCACCAGATTCTGATATTATCTAAATGTCATTTATGCTATGTACGTAAACGGATAAGAACGAAAGCATAAAATCGAATCTTGTTGTCGAGTAATAATCGTACGTAAGTAGAGATTCACTTATACAAAGATATGAAGTGGGGTACATGCTAAAAAATACCAAGCTGGAATAACTTTTTTGGTaacaacaaagaaaacCGTTCGATTCCAAAACCTAAAAGTGCAATAACTGGTTACAAGTTCCAGCAGACGTACGATAAGCTGGAACACTACTACAGGACGAATGTCGATAACCACTAAAAAAACCGGAAATAGTGTCGGTTTAATTGGCGGTATTCAGTTCCAGAAACGATGTTAGCTTAGGAACCGTTTGTAGGAGACCGACACACTGATCACGTAACGCAtgtcatttttttatactCGCGTAGTTTTTTCCAGTTTCATATCACGATGGAGTATAATGGCtctaaaataatattattacacATTGTAATATTGACGTATCCAGTAAACGTACGTAGAAAAACTGAACAATCCTTATATTAGTCGGAAATAGGCTCATACGGCTGAAAGCATTAGTTGgctaatatttttaatataattatatattttgcTTGAGGTATGTCAGTTGGATAATAAAAGCCCGGAACTAGTAAATCTGAAATATGTAAAAAAAACGACTTTGAGAATAAACTCTGAACTTGTAAGATTGGatctttttttatatacagAACCTCCAATACCATCACTATTCGGCTATGAACATTTTGCGAGAGACTAGAGTAATTAGTTTTACCGTAAAAgtccattatttttaattttgattCACTTCTTGAAATTACCCCATGAACGCATAtgtattttcttgaatcaATATATCTTGCTATCGGAGTTTGATTCGGCTTAAGATCATTCTGCCCCATATTAGTGCTGGTTTGTAggtattctttttttcttgtgaCGAAAACTATCGttggaaaaaaaggaaaaagtaTATTCCAACTATAAGAATGTATTTTCATGGTACATGTTCAAGTAGCTAGGGTACCAGATGAGCTCGATACCTTCTTTATTACCACCTTCTACTAATTAAAATAGGAGC
Coding sequences within:
- the NDAI0D05020 gene encoding sugar porter family MFS transporter gives rise to the protein MNNETSVADPAVGSQNVNDNDLAPSDSGSHSILENQSNKGEDDEMKDFGDNEIAPHEMPKKPASEYVTVSILCLMIAFGGYVYGWDTGTISGFVSQTDWIRRFGQKHHDGTHYLSKVRTGLLLAIFNIGCAIGGLLFSRLGDIYGRRKALVFVTVVYMVGLIISIASIDKWYQYFIGRIISGMGVGGIAVYSPLLISEVSPKHVRGTLVSCYQLMITLGIFLGYCTNYGTRNYSNSVQWRVPLGLGFAWALFMIAAMFFVPESPRYLIEVGQFEEAKLSVARSNKLTVDDPSVIAEVEFLTAGVEAEKAAGSASWGELFQTKGKILHRVIMGIMVQTLQQLTGANYFFFYGTLIFASSGLEDGFETSVIIGVVNFVSTFPAIYIVDRFGRRTCLLWGAAGMICCMVVFASVGVTRLWPNGQDQPSSKGAGNCMICFTMFFIFCFATTWAPCAYVIVSESFPLRIKAKGMSLAIAANWMWNFLLGFFTPFITGAINFYYGYVFMGCLCFSWVYVFFFIPETKGLTLEEVNTMWEEGVLPWKSSEWVPPNKRGADYDVNAMANDDKPLFKRMLGK
- the NDAI0D05030 gene encoding uncharacterized protein, which encodes MKKEKDKSFLRISTFRGLFFVRKVVTGRQGVFKYVLLWTKISVRCIVRAPPASPEKTREIFSKLLRWWKIVSATHTTCAIIQEAGGGGIAAYLPPFLYVKSLSPQKSFVNMHIPIWVPPFEVDSSNRGVRPTISIPNSVIEQGSVFFIALASVIEV